AGACCATCTGCTGGAACTTTCATAACTGTAGAGTTTGAGGTGAAGGCAGGTGCCGCTGACGGAAACTACGCGCTTGCTTTACAGAATGTCGTGCTCAAAGACGAGAATAATGATGTTATTCCAGGTGTTACGGTAACCGATGGTGAGGGTGTGGTGGAATGTAATGCTATATCACCCACCGCTACAGCCAATGAGACCGCAAATGCGACAGCCACTGTTACAGCAACCCCCACAGCCAACGAAACCGCAAATGCGACAGCTACTCCAACGGCAAACGCTACAGCCACCGCAACCGAGACCACAACGGCCACTGCAACACTGACAGAGATCCCCACCACAACAGCCACTGCCACAGAAACACCGGCAGAAACGCCAGAATCGACTGAGACGCCAGTTCAACCTGGATTCGGCATAGCTCTTCTCCTGATAGGGCTTGCAGCAGTCTACATATTAAAGCGAAAGAATTAAGTTTGGGTTGGGTATTTTATCCATCCCTTGCCCTTTATTTTTACTTACCCATACAGAGCGGGAAGTGAACATTAAAAAATAAAAAAAGATGGGGGGTCTATTTAACCTCAATTCGCTTGACTTCAGGAGCCTCTGTTTTGGGCATCTCAATCTTCAGAACCCCATTTTCAAAAGAAGCTTCAACCTTCTCGCTCTCAATCTCTGCCGGAAGCGGAATTGATCTGTAGTATCTCCTGTATGACCGTTCCTTCCTGATATATCCCTCTTCTTTCTTTTCCTCCTCGTGCTTTACCTCTGCAGAAATCTCAAGACGATCTCCTTTGATCTCGACATTGAGATCTTCCTTCGATATTCCCGGCATATCAGCCTTCAGGACCAACCTGTCATCTTTATCGATTAGATCGATCGATGGCACCGCTGTTACAAGCTCTTCGCCTGGCACTGGCAGAAGTTTTGCGCCTTCGTAACCAATTTCACCAAATATATCATCCATCCATTCTCGCATTCGTCTGATCTCTTCAAACGGATCCATGACCCACCTTCTATGAAACACCATTTTTTCACCTCCTTTCGGTTTTTCATATCAGAGATATGAATTCATCCTGCAACCTCATTACCAAACGTTATTCTACCATCTGCAAGATACTCACATGAGACATCAAGCACCTTATCTGATCCCGCGTCACCAGCGACGTGTATCGTCTCAACCGCGCACCCTTCCTCAATCAGGATCTTGATGGCACCCCAGAGATCACCTTCGAGCATGACCTGCATCCGTGAATCGGTTGCTATAACCTCCTTAAATCCATCTGTAAACCTACCAAGACGCGATAGAATCCGATCCATCATATCATCATCGATTCTACCTTTTGCAACGATCGTCTTCATCCTGCGCAATCCGGATCTTCTTCTCATCTGTACTAAATCTCGCATGCTCATGATATATGAACCCCCATGCCTCCTACCTCTATTAAGTGCAGGGATTCCCTGCTAAATAATGCAATTCTCATACAATTCCTTTATATCTCTCAGTATCACAAAGATATAAATTGAATTGAGAATGGGGTGTTATAAATGTGTTCACCACCCTAATCGGCATTCAAAAGATTCTAAACCCTTTTTTCCTTTGTGGATGCACGATAGGTTTATTAGTGTTAAGTGAAATTGTAAGTTAGTGTGAACTCAATGCAACGAAAGAACATTTCATTGACCGATGATCACATCAAGATGCTCGAACCGTTCATCAAGGAGCACGAGGGTAACATCTCCGCCGCGATAAGATCCGTGATAGAGATCGCATGCAAAAGATCACCATCTGTAGAGGGGCGCGAGTTAACACAGCTCCATCCTTTAATCGCAAGATGGCTGATCAAGAATTCGGCTGGATGCGTTCCAGATCCAGATGCCATAAAAGAACTCATGTGTGAGCTTGGTTATCTTAACGGGCATACATCAACCGATGATGTCTGTAGGGGATTATGTAACATAGTCGATACCGCTGGTTTTAATGTTGAGATGGAGGTTATGGAGTGTGGGAAGAAAGGTATCCTTCTGAAGTTCAAGGGGCACGATCCACTCATGAATGAGTTTGTCGCAATGATGATCTCCCTTGGTCTTGCATCTTTAGATCTCCCATACAGAATCAAATCAATAGATGAACCCTCGACACTGATGAAGATAGCCTATGAGAGGGGAGCGGGGGCATACGAGCGTGTGGTCGAGCACTTTGGCTACAACCAGTTCTTCTGCGATGAACTTAAAAACAGGTGGGAGTGGTGGAAGTGGGTTGTCGAGACATCAGCGATGCTCAACTACAAAATGATCTTCATAACTGAGACCGTTCTTGAGAATCTCATCCAGGGTAAGAGTTGTCCAGGTGGTGTAACATACATTGAGCGAAAGAGCGGAAAGTACTGTAAGGAAATACCGTTTGATGAGTTTTTTCTGCTTCTTCGAGAGCTGTTTAAGAATGCCCGAATAATTGATGAAATGACATATCATGAAGATAGTGGTGAGATACTGATCTATCACAACTTCCGTGATCCTGTGGTGATAGAACAGATCGCAGAATGGATCGAAAATCTGATAAAGATCCACTGGCCGAATCTTGAACACGAGACATCCGCGCAAACAACGGTCTTCAGAAGGATTGAAGATGCAGAAGATTGAGCTTCTCAAGTTCTGGATGGGTAGATCTATAAGGCTTGAGTAGTATCTGGGAATTATGTGTGCATCCTCAACAAAGAAATGGTTTGATGAGTGGGCAGACGAGTATGATGACATCCTTCCACGTGTTCGTGAGTACCAGAAACTTGTTGAAAGAATTGTTGAGTACGCCCGGGTAAGGAATGGAGACACGGTGCTTGATATCGGGTGTGGGACAGGATATTTGAGTTTGAAGCTCATGGATGTTGCAGCATGCAGGCTTGTTGCCGTTGATCTCTCATCCGAGATGCTGAAGGTCTTTAGAGAGAAGCTTTATCACCTTAGAGCAGAGGGTTATGATTTTTCTACCGGTATAGAACTTGGATCGGGTGATTGTCTCTCTCTGCCTTTTAAGGATGGGACATTTGATGTTATTACATCATCGGTTGTGATGCACCACATTAAACCTGAAAAGAAACAAATCGCGTTGAGCGAGATCCACCGGGTTCTTAAGCCAGGTGGGAGATTTTTACTTGGTGAGCTGAACTTCGATGCAACAGGAGATCTGAATGATTCTGTGCGGCTTGAGCGAGTCATGGCAGGTCTTACAAAGGTACTCTCGACGATCGTGGCATCACTCGGTGCTGGTGTGCTCGATCGGATGTTTGATAACGCAAAACGCCATCTCCTCTGTGACGATGAGTATGCAATAACCATTGATATGTGGGAAAAACTCTCTATAGATGCCGGTTTTAATCCCATCTGGCGCGAGGTGCTTCCATCTGGTGCATGGGGATTTTTATGCCTGGAGAAGGCTACCTGCACAAAGGAGCAGCCTTAAATCAAAATTTTATCCCTCACCTCCCCAAATACCTCCTCAATGCTCCTGTTCCCATCTATAAATACGACGTTACCCTCTGCAACCTTCCTGAAGTTACGGGAGATCTTTTCAAGCTTCTCAAGCTCTTCGAATAACTCTATCCCATTATTTCGCTGCTTTATTCGCTCAAGCGATACTTCAGGCGGTGTCTCGATGACAAAGGTAAGATCAGGGGTTATAGAATACCGATTTATCATAACAACCCACTCAAGATCAAGCGTTAGCGACTGATACGCATAAGACGATAACCGATACCGATCAGAGATCACGATCTCTCCTTTCTCAATTCTCTCAACGATTATTTTCGTGTGCTCAACCCTGTCTGCTGCAAAGAGAAGTGCGAGTGTTGCATCACTCACCTCAATCTCCTTTCTCAGGACACGCCTGATTAACTTCCCAATCTCTCCTGTTGTGGGTTCTTTTGTGAGATATACGGTGTAACCCTTGCTTTCTAACCATTCTGCAAGGAGCTTACTCTGTGTTGAGAGTCCTGAGCCATCTGTACCTTCAAATGCGATCAGCATAGATGCACCACGGCTCTTCTGCAAGATAACTCCCGTTGACCGCAAAAGCACGCGCCCTGCAACCGCCACAGATCGTGTTATATCGGCATGATCCGCATCGCCCCTCAAGCAATTCTGGATCGCGAAGTTCCTTGAAGACCTCAGATTCTTTCCAGATCTCTTCAAAACCTGTTTCCCGCACATTTCCGACCTTTATCGGCAGATATGGGCATGGGTTCACATCACCATCTGGTTTTATCCTGCAGTAGGCTGTTGCAGCAAGGCATCCCTTTGTAAACCTCTTAATCTGCCAGTTGTCCTCACCACCACGCTGCATGGCAATCCGCATAAACTGAGGTGCACAAACCGCTTTAAGTTCAATCGGAAAGTCCTGACTCTTTTCATATAAAAATACAAGCATGTCTTCGTACTGCTGTGGCGTTACATCGATGACATCCTCTGCCCTTCCTGTCGGGACAAGGAAAAAGAGATGAAAAGCATCAGCTCCAAGATCAAGTACGAAATCCATCATATCAGGGATTTCTTCATAGTTATCCCTTGTGATGGTTGTGTGAACCTGAAAGCTCAAACCGCCCTCCTTACACGCCTTTGCACCACCAATCGCAGCAGCGTGTGAGCCTTCAAGCCCCCTGAAATGATCATGGATCGAGGGTGAGAGGGCATCGATACTGATCCCCACCCGTGCAACACCCGCGTTTTTGAGCTTTGAAACAACTTCGTCGGTGAGGAGGGTTCCATTTGTGCCCATAACGATCCTCAAGCCCTTGGAGTTCCCGTAGGATGCGATCTCGTAGATATCCTTTCTCAGAAGTGGCTCACCACCGCTCAAGATCAAAATAGGCTTTGAGAAAGATGCAATATCATCGATCAGCCTGAATGCTTCATCGGTATTCAGTTCGTCAGGAGGTGCTTCACCAACTCCAACCGCATCGATGTAACAGTGATCACAGAATAAGTTACACTCGTATGTTGTGTTCCATGAGATCAATCGTGGTAAAAACGTATCGTTCATCTGTAATCATAATCTGGCAAGAACGCCACCATTAACCGCTTCTGCAACCTCACGCCCCTTCATGATCTCAAGCAGCTTGAAAGCAAACTCCATCGCAGTTCCAGGTGAGCGGCTCGTCACAATCTTTCCGTCGACAACAACTCGATCTTCACGATAATCGCCAGCGTCAATCTCATCCTTTACCGAGGGGTGACTTGTTGCAGAGACGTGCGCCAATATCTCAAGATCCGAGAGCGTCGTGGGCGCACCACAGATTGCAGCTATGATCTTGCCAGCCTCGTGCATCTGCTTTACCGCCTCACGAATCTTTGGATCATTCCTCAGATTGATGTAGCCTGGATTTCCACCGGGCAGGACAATCGCATCAAAATCAAGTGGATTAATCGCATTTAAAACCGTATCTGCCATGACTTTGACGCCATGCGCAGCCTCAACGAGCTCAGTCTCACTGAGTGAAGCCGTCACAACCTCGATACCTCCACGACGCAGTATATCCACGACCGTAAGAGCTTCGATCTCCTCAAAACCTGGTGCAAGTGGCAATAAAACCTTCATCCTGCATCACCTCATCTTCTTGAGAAGTTCATTGATTGCATCACCATGATAACCAAGTTCTCCTCCTTCTTTGAATGATCGCTTGATACCTTTGTGACCCTTTCTTGGAGGATGAAGCCTGAAAACAGGTTTTAATCCCGGTATATCCGTGATTTTTACTTTTTCTTCATATATAGACTTTGAAAGTTCTTCGATCGAGTTAAACTCGGTATTATCTCTTAGATATTCATCCGTGAGCCGACTTCCACCCTTGAGGCGTCCACGCAGTTGCAAGAGCCGTACAATACTATCGAGACTAATTTCGCCCCATGCAACGTAGTTTGTAACCTTTTTGATCATGCCAAGATAGTGCACATCATCTGGCAGCAGGACGCAATGGTTAATCCTGTGTAGCCGCAGCATCTTCAGTGTATCACGGATCTCGGGCCTTAAGCCCACATCACCTCTCAGTCTTACAACCGCATACATGCCTCTCCTCACACCTTCATTGTAACCGTTGCTTTTAGTGCATCAAACGTTGCCATCGCGAAGTTCAGAGTTGTCCGTTCCTGTCCTCCTGAGTATGTCCAGACATCGTCGATTCCAGCAAGCTTCAGAACTTTCTGGGGTGTCTCACCACATACAAGCCCAAGTCCTTTTGGTGCAGACTTCAGAACGATTTTTACGCTCCCAGCCTTTCCCGTGACTTCGAATGGCACGGTATGAGGATCTCCGCATCCGCATTCCCATGAGCCGCATCCTCGCCTTATTTTTATCAAATTGAGCTTTGCAGCTTTCGCAGCCTTTGCAATTGCAGGTCCAACCTGCAGATCCTTTGTCTGTGCAACCCCGACATATCCGTCTTCATTCCCGACAACGACACAGACCCTGAATTTAACTCTTCTGCCCGAGTCTGTCATTCGCTGTACCATATTGATATCAATCACGTCTTCTTTAACATCAGGGAGGAGTGTATCGATGATCTCGGATTCCCTGATCGGAAGGCCAGAATTTAATGCATCATCAATTGTATCGATCTTACCAGCTTTAACCAGCTTACCAAGTTTTGTTTTCGGAACCCAATCTGATAGATCCACATTGCTCGCACGGCTTCCATTTTGCCGCCCTTTACCTCGTTTACCTCGCGCCATCTAAGATCACACCTTTCACACGATCAAAATTATCCGGCAGATCAACATATTTCTCAAGATATTCTGCGATTATTTCACCTCTAATTCTCGAATCATCTGGAAACATCTCTTCAGAACATGGCACATGAAGCCCCGCATCGATCGCACCCTTGGCAGCAGCATAAACCTTTGCCCCTTTCGATGATGTTGCAAGTCCGATATCGAGTATCGCCTCCTCAAAACCAGCTTTTTTTGCTCGCACTCCGAACAACAATCCTGTCAGATAAGCTGCTGGTGTATTTCCGCAGTGTCCCTCATATCCAAGCTTTAAAAGCTCGTTAGCCCGTGCAGAGACATGAGTAATATCACCCACATTATCAAAAACCACCAGCTGGATTGTGATTCCATTGTTGCTCCGTCTTACCACCATCCTTGGTTTTTTTGAAACTAAAAGCCGCAACCTTCCATGATAATTCGTCTTTCCTTCGCGCCGTCTTCTGAACGGAACTTTATATCTTGGGCCTCTTGCCATTTTATACCTCTTTTCTATAACTCTCGATAAATGTTCTGAGATGGTTCAGATCCCTGAACTCTCCCCCTCCTGCTTTATTGTACAGCATCCTGTATGTGGTACGATCGATTGTGCCATCCTCACGCAGCTGTTTCAAAAACTTTCGCTGCGCACGAATCTTGACGATCCATCGCCTTTTTCTGGAAAGTCGTGCATATTTCGCCCCTTTTCTTTTACCATGCCCACTGCGATGGCCATAACTTCGTTTTTCATCTCTGATACGTGCCCGTCCTCTGCTAACACCCTTCACCGGTTTTCGCTTAATGATGCCTTCTGCTATAAGCCCCCGTATGTCTTCGCGGGTCACAGCCTCTGCGATCGTATCAGATTCTTCTGGATTTAGCCAGACACGCCCAGCTCCAACCCCAAGAACCTTTGCTGCCAGTCTTTTCTGATGCTGTAGGTCGGTCATAAATACTCACATATTTCCCATGTCCAATCTATATAAGATTTTCCGCACTGCAGGGGTTTTATAATTTATGCTGCAGCGACTACCTGAATGGAACTGGTTCGTTTAACAGGAAACTTCCATCCATGATCCTTTTTTTAAGCTCTTTTGCAATTTTTACCCCTCCGCAAAGGTCTGACTGGCGGCATACAATTGGAATATCTCTTGATCCAATCCTCACAGATCCATTATCGCCAGAGAACGCTCCAGCAGTGCAGATCAGACTGCATGATCCACAGTTGAAGCAGCGATTCCGATCAATCTGCTTTAATGCGATCGAGAAGGCATGTGTTGGGCAGAACTCGTCAACAGGGCATTTTTCACAATCAATACATGCGTCTGGATCAAATGTAGTCGATAAATCTTGATTCCAGACATCAGCATATGTAATCTCGCCTATCGGGATTCTGCCATGAACGTCAACCACCTTGAGGGGTATCTCGTGGTTTAACTTCTTCAGATTCTCAAGTATCTGTTCATTGAGTACAGGGATCGGTATGGCCCATGAATTTATAACTTCAGGCCCTGCTGACGTCTTAAATCCACCCATATATATCGGGTTCATGTCATGCATGTCTGCAAATCCAGATAGATTTGGCTTCTCCCATGTGCTGCGTGTTCCCACTCCCTCAACAAAACCCTCTGCACCGTTCATTAGGATGCGCGTTCCTATACCGATTGTATCAAGATGGGGATCATTCTCAAGTGGATTTATCTCTCCACAACCAGAGAATGTGAGTTCCTTTAGCGAGCCTTTGAGCGGCAAAGTGGAGAAGATCGACGATACTTCGCACTCTTTTGTATTTACAAATGCCATGTAGTTCTTAAATGCGTTCCTAACTCCAACCATACGCGCAAATGGTATCTCATCCAGTCTTATCGTGGTATCGATCTGCTTACCATCTGATGATGTAATCTCAACCGTGATACTGTGACCATCGACGAGATCCCTGAAAAGATCCCCTCCTCCATAATCGCCATTATGCGCTGTTCCATATACAACAAGATCAAGAACCCCAAGCCGTTCATTAGGACAGGGTCCAGGAAATGCAGGAATGCCATTCAGGCGAACGTCTATCGCACGCACAAATGTATCAGGTCTGGAAACATGAAAAGAGAGTATCGCCATTGTACCACTCATAATCCCCCTTGTTCCGCAGGTTACAACATCGATATCATCAAAAGTTATCGCATCTCGCCCCTCTTCCCGCACAAGGTTACAGAATTCATCCGCACTCATAACTCGTACTGAACCATCCATGATCCGTCTGTTGATCATGGCGATACTTCGTGCCGTCATTTTATCTCCTTACCAGTGTATGGAGTGTCACCTCTTTTGACCCAAAAAATTCCTTTGAAAAGTTTGCGACGACTTCAGGATCATACGACTTGCAGCTGAAGATGTCAATGTACCCGTTTGCTGTTCTGTCCACAAAATGACCAGATATTAACGATGTTTCGATGAATTGAACGACCGAATATCCTCCATTATCGCTTTTTTCACCGAAATAGAGGATCATGGCCTCGCCAAAGGGTTTCATATCGATAAGCTCACAGAGATCCTTGATGTATTGCTTGATCGCCTCAGGATTTCTGATAAGCGCAGGATCACACCCATACAGATCGATACTTGTCGATAACCCCCATGCCTCATTCATGCAGAGAATAATCGTTGGATCAAGTTATAAAGTTTTTTGAGCTGTCGGTAGCAGACGCAAACCTCCTAAAAATAGTAAAATTTATATATCTTGCATCAAAGAAACATCTCAATTAATATTCATAATTCAATCAGATGGTTTAGCTCTGAGCTTTTCGAGTCTGAAGGAGGATCTATGAAGGGGATAGCCAAAGGAATGGGAGTAACATTCAGGTACAACTTCAAACCAGCCATTACAGTACAGTATCCTGACGAGAGCCCCGTCATCGAAGAGCGCTTCAGAGGGCATCATCACATCATGAGCAAAAACTGCATCGCATGTAACCTCTGTGCAAAGGCATGTCCTGTCGGTGCGATCAAGCTCTCATTTGAGAAAGGTGAAGATAAAAAGAAGGTTTTAACTGAGTACGAGCTTGATATTGGTGTTTGTATCTGGTGTGGGTTATGTGTTGACGCCTGCCCAAAAGATGCGCTTATCATGTCACAGGATTTTGAACTTTTTGCACGGGAACGAGAAGAACTGAAACGTAATCTTTTGGAGGAGGAAATTCATGCTTGAGAGTTTTGTATTTGCAATTGTTGCGTTGATCCTCCTTCTTTCGAGTATCATGGTTGTGAAATCAAAAGAAGTGATGCACAGTGCATTATCGCTCGCTGTGATGCTCATCGGAATTGCGGGTGTGTATGTCATGCTTGACGCCGAATTTCTGGCAGCAGTTCAGATCCTCGTCTATGCGGGTGGCGTTGTGATACTGATTGTATTTGCGATATTCATGTTGAGGTGGGAGCGATGACGATGAATTACAGTACCGGACTGATAAAGGCATTGATTGTTCTTATAATGCTATATGGAATTGTAATGACGATCCAGTCAACTACATGGGAGATCGATGAGTTTGCGATCGATAAAACACCAGAAAACTTCGGGTTTGCCCTATTTAACGAGTCGCTTGTTGCGTTTGAGGTTACATCAGCCGTTCTCACCGCAGCACTTGTCGGTGCGCTCTTTCTGGCAATGAGGGAGAAAGAGGTGATGAGTCGATGATCCCACTCGAATGGTACCTCATACTTGCTGGTACCTTATTTTCAATCGGTGCTTATGGAATACTCGTTGAACGCAATGGTCTTAAGGTTTTGATGTGCCTTGAGATCCTTCTAAATGCAGCAAATATTAATCTTGTTGCTTTTTCAAGGGGAAATCTCATGGGACAGCAGTTTGCACTCTTTTCAATCGCTATTGCAGCATGTGAGGTTGCGGTCGGTCTTGCACTCCTTATAATGCTCTTCAGGTACATGGACACGATCGATCTTGAGACTTTCAATATACTGAGGTGGTAACAATGGCGTGGATTGAATATGCATACTGGATCGCACTTCTGCCCCTGATTGGGTTTGTTCTGGAGCTATTTGTCGGTAAATACACCTGGAAGCGGGGTGGTATATTTGCAAACCTCGCCATACTTGGATCAACGATCATCGCTATTGGAACACTCACAGAGGTTCTTGGAGGTGCAAGGATAGATGTATCTGTGTCATGGTTCTTTGATGGCATTGTAGTCGGATATTTGATTGATCCGCTTGCAATCGTGATGCTGTGTATGGTATCATTTGTTAGCCTGATGATTCACATCTATGCAACCGCTTACATGGATGAAGATCCGAACAAGTCACTCTACTTTGCAGAAACTGCACTTTTCACCTGTGGAATGCTTGGACTTGTTCTCTCAAACAATCTCTTACAGTTATTCATCTTCTGGGAGCTTGTTGGTGTCTGTTCATATCTCCTGATTGGATTCTGGTGGTACAAACCAGAAGCAGCAGCAGCGGGAAAGAAAGCGTTCCTGACAACCCGTGTTGGAGACGTTCTCTTCTTGCTGGGTATTATATTGCTCTATTTCAATGTTTCACATCTGCCTGAACCGCTATCATTCAAATATCTCTTCTCGCTTGAGGTACTTGAAGCAATCCCACATACGCACCTGACAGCAATCGCACTCCTGTTTCTGGGCGGTGCTGTTGGAAAAAGTTCACAGTTTCCGCTTCATGTCTGGATTCCAGATGCGATGGAAGGTCCAACAACGGTTTCCGCTCTCATCCATGCAGCAACAATGGTAACAGCAGGAATTTATCTTGTTGCAAGGACGTATCCGATCTTTATCGCATCACCCGACGCTCTGGTTGTTGTTGCGGTACTTGGCGGTTTCACAGCCCTCTTTGCAGCAACACTCGGTCTTGTCGTGAATGATATAAAGCGGGTGCTCGCCTATTCAACGATCAGTCAGCTTGGGTACATGCTCTGCATGCTTGGCGTTGGATCGATCATCGGAGCATTTGCGGTTGGATACTCACTCTTCCATCTGATCTCACATGCATTCTTCAAAGCCCTTCTCTTCCTCTGTTCTGGGGCTGTGCTTCATGGGCTTGCAAATACGAGGGATCTGAGGGAGATGGGTGGACTACTTAAGAAGATGCCAGTAACCGCAATTGCGATGCTGATCGGTGCATTGAGCCTTTCAGGATTCCCATTGACAGCAGGCTTCTTCAGTAAAGATCGAATCATCGAGACCGCCTATGAGTACGGAGTTGCAACCAATAACTTCCTGCCATGGATATTTATCCTCCTTGCAGCTCTTCTTACAGCAGTTTACACATTCAGGCTCTGGTTTATGGCATTTACAGGTGAACCACGAAGTTATCTTGCAGAACATGCACACGAAGCTTCAAAGATCATGACGATACCGTTGATTGTGCTCGCAGCATTTGCACTATTCTTTGGCATCTTCCAGAAAAAATTCTATACGTTTGTGGGTGCAAACTTTGACTCGCACCTGATCGAAGAACTGGCACATATCGGTGGGTATCATTTTCATCATGCCGGTCATGTGCCATTTGTAGTCATGATACTTCCTGCAGTCTGTGCAATCGGAGGAATTGCGATTGCTTACGGAATCTGGTATAATAATCGGGTCGATGTATCAACGTTCATCTCAAAGGAAAACCCGATCTATAGATTGCTCTGGAACAAGTACTATCTCGATTTCATCTTCAAAGATTTGATTGCAGAGCGAGTATTTGGGTTTGTGGCGCTTGTTGCAGAGGCATTTGATAAGTATGTGATAGATGGCGTCGTAAACGGAATAAGCTACCTGGTACTTACAACAGGATCCAGACTGCGCAAGATCCAGACAGGTGTTGTCGAAACGTACGCGACCGCGGTCGTGATTGGGGTGGTTATACTTATACTTCTCATAGGAGGGGTTATCTGATGACATTTGGTCCAATCACACTGATACTTGCTGTACTTTTAATCGGGGCAGTCATCACATTTCTGACTCGTACACAGAAGCAGGCAAGGAGCGTTGCGCTTGTATCATCGGGCATCGCACTTTTAATTGCTCTATCGATGTATCTTGGGTTCAATGGCAAGAATGGCATGCAATATACAGAGTCAGTCACCTGGATTGCATCGCTTGGCATCGGATACAACGTGGGTGTCGATGGCATCGGACTTCCAATGGTAATCCTTGCAACGCTAATCTCGTTCCTCTGTGTGATCTATGCATGGGGAGAGGGGCACAGACCAAATCAGTTCTTTGGGCTGGTGCTTCTGATGGATATGGCACTTGTTGGAGTCTTTGTCGCGCTTGATTTCTTTCTCTTCTACATGTTCTGGGAATTGACGCTGGTACCAATGTTCTTTTTGATCGGTATCTGGGGAGGTCCGCGAAAGCACTATGCCGCGATTAAGTTCCTGATATATACGCATGTTGCAAGTGTCGCAATGATGCTCGCGATCTTTGCGATGTACTACTTCAATGGTGCAGCAACTGGTACTTATACATTCGATATGACCTATCTG
This genomic window from Candidatus Syntrophoarchaeum caldarius contains:
- a CDS encoding Cellulosome anchoring protein, cohesin region domain protein; the encoded protein is MTENLCPGDTFHVTVTVNSSTYNLRAVSMDLVYNSTVLQVNEITVSGPFTSYLTEPGSGDDGAGTIHYGIANTEGTYRPSAGTFITVEFEVKAGAADGNYALALQNVVLKDENNDVIPGVTVTDGEGVVECNAISPTATANETANATATVTATPTANETANATATPTANATATATETTTATATLTEIPTTTATATETPAETPESTETPVQPGFGIALLLIGLAAVYILKRKN
- a CDS encoding Heat shock protein Hsp20 domain protein; protein product: MDPFEEIRRMREWMDDIFGEIGYEGAKLLPVPGEELVTAVPSIDLIDKDDRLVLKADMPGISKEDLNVEIKGDRLEISAEVKHEEEKKEEGYIRKERSYRRYYRSIPLPAEIESEKVEASFENGVLKIEMPKTEAPEVKRIEVK
- a CDS encoding transcriptional regulator, which produces MCASSTKKWFDEWADEYDDILPRVREYQKLVERIVEYARVRNGDTVLDIGCGTGYLSLKLMDVAACRLVAVDLSSEMLKVFREKLYHLRAEGYDFSTGIELGSGDCLSLPFKDGTFDVITSSVVMHHIKPEKKQIALSEIHRVLKPGGRFLLGELNFDATGDLNDSVRLERVMAGLTKVLSTIVASLGAGVLDRMFDNAKRHLLCDDEYAITIDMWEKLSIDAGFNPIWREVLPSGAWGFLCLEKATCTKEQP
- a CDS encoding thymidylate kinase, whose amino-acid sequence is MLIAFEGTDGSGLSTQSKLLAEWLESKGYTVYLTKEPTTGEIGKLIRRVLRKEIEVSDATLALLFAADRVEHTKIIVERIEKGEIVISDRYRLSSYAYQSLTLDLEWVVMINRYSITPDLTFVIETPPEVSLERIKQRNNGIELFEELEKLEKISRNFRKVAEGNVVFIDGNRSIEEVFGEVRDKILI
- a CDS encoding radical SAM protein yields the protein MNDTFLPRLISWNTTYECNLFCDHCYIDAVGVGEAPPDELNTDEAFRLIDDIASFSKPILILSGGEPLLRKDIYEIASYGNSKGLRIVMGTNGTLLTDEVVSKLKNAGVARVGISIDALSPSIHDHFRGLEGSHAAAIGGAKACKEGGLSFQVHTTITRDNYEEIPDMMDFVLDLGADAFHLFFLVPTGRAEDVIDVTPQQYEDMLVFLYEKSQDFPIELKAVCAPQFMRIAMQRGGEDNWQIKRFTKGCLAATAYCRIKPDGDVNPCPYLPIKVGNVRETGFEEIWKESEVFKELRDPELLEGRCGSCRYNTICGGCRARAFAVNGSYLAEEPWCIYADRI
- a CDS encoding DJ-1 family protein gives rise to the protein MKVLLPLAPGFEEIEALTVVDILRRGGIEVVTASLSETELVEAAHGVKVMADTVLNAINPLDFDAIVLPGGNPGYINLRNDPKIREAVKQMHEAGKIIAAICGAPTTLSDLEILAHVSATSHPSVKDEIDAGDYREDRVVVDGKIVTSRSPGTAMEFAFKLLEIMKGREVAEAVNGGVLARL
- a CDS encoding Ribosomal protein L30, archaeal translates to MYAVVRLRGDVGLRPEIRDTLKMLRLHRINHCVLLPDDVHYLGMIKKVTNYVAWGEISLDSIVRLLQLRGRLKGGSRLTDEYLRDNTEFNSIEELSKSIYEEKVKITDIPGLKPVFRLHPPRKGHKGIKRSFKEGGELGYHGDAINELLKKMR
- a CDS encoding 30S ribosomal protein S5; protein product: MARGKRGKGRQNGSRASNVDLSDWVPKTKLGKLVKAGKIDTIDDALNSGLPIRESEIIDTLLPDVKEDVIDINMVQRMTDSGRRVKFRVCVVVGNEDGYVGVAQTKDLQVGPAIAKAAKAAKLNLIKIRRGCGSWECGCGDPHTVPFEVTGKAGSVKIVLKSAPKGLGLVCGETPQKVLKLAGIDDVWTYSGGQERTTLNFAMATFDALKATVTMKV
- a CDS encoding 50S ribosomal protein L18, which translates into the protein MARGPRYKVPFRRRREGKTNYHGRLRLLVSKKPRMVVRRSNNGITIQLVVFDNVGDITHVSARANELLKLGYEGHCGNTPAAYLTGLLFGVRAKKAGFEEAILDIGLATSSKGAKVYAAAKGAIDAGLHVPCSEEMFPDDSRIRGEIIAEYLEKYVDLPDNFDRVKGVILDGAR
- a CDS encoding Ribosomal protein L19/L19e, giving the protein MTDLQHQKRLAAKVLGVGAGRVWLNPEESDTIAEAVTREDIRGLIAEGIIKRKPVKGVSRGRARIRDEKRSYGHRSGHGKRKGAKYARLSRKRRWIVKIRAQRKFLKQLREDGTIDRTTYRMLYNKAGGGEFRDLNHLRTFIESYRKEV